The bacterium genome includes a window with the following:
- a CDS encoding phosphodiester glycosidase family protein: MIYKPPPFRNSREQRSDHVVRTWQLIGGVGVNIVTVDLSAEHVRFVPGFAANADPTRGYFPLEDFYRIVRHYQPRVAINGTYFHLLNGTPTGPIVRHGKMLYDGRWGTTISLDAKGRLTFRYQSGTYGRHRGWEGVYNAICTGPTLVRDGKLWLHPRLEGFRDRAVLGSARRSALGLTWDNRLVLVTVGSRISLNKLGNIMLRLNCKQAANLDGGSSSALYSNGEFVTRPERKLSNVLLVYD; the protein is encoded by the coding sequence ATGATCTACAAGCCCCCTCCCTTCCGCAACAGCCGCGAGCAGCGCAGCGACCACGTCGTGCGCACCTGGCAGCTCATTGGCGGGGTGGGCGTCAACATCGTCACGGTGGACCTGAGCGCCGAGCACGTGCGGTTCGTGCCCGGCTTCGCGGCCAACGCCGACCCGACGCGCGGGTACTTCCCGCTCGAAGACTTCTACCGAATCGTCCGGCACTACCAGCCGCGCGTGGCCATCAACGGCACGTACTTCCACCTGCTCAATGGCACACCGACCGGCCCGATTGTGCGCCACGGCAAGATGCTGTATGACGGGCGCTGGGGCACCACGATCTCCCTGGACGCCAAAGGCCGTCTGACCTTCCGCTACCAGAGCGGCACCTACGGCCGCCACCGTGGCTGGGAGGGCGTCTACAACGCCATCTGCACGGGGCCGACCCTGGTCCGGGACGGCAAGCTGTGGCTGCACCCGCGCCTCGAGGGCTTCCGGGACCGCGCGGTCCTCGGCAGCGCCCGCCGTAGTGCTCTGGGCCTGACATGGGACAACCGGCTGGTGCTGGTGACGGTGGGGAGCAGGATCAGCCTCAACAAGCTCGGGAACATCATGCTGCGCCTGAACTGCAAGCAGGCCGCCAACCTCGACGGCGGCTCCTCCAGCGCCCTGTACTCCAACGGGGAGTTCGTGACCAGGCCCGAGCGTAAGCTCAGCAACGTGCTGTTGGTGTATGATTAG
- a CDS encoding tetratricopeptide repeat protein has product MRRPIAASILIVAVLLSCGCGRRQQSAPQARVDADVARYGAAEALARARDRVKADPTAANYDLLARAYAAMRQRQQARQTLEKAVSLDPTYAPSALLLSRTLMEEGKADQAEPLVRRVLQRDQNNPQAIELLARVLMVQKRAPEAEPLLAAAVKRHGKDPDVVWAYADTLTILKRFDDADKQYRRAVRLSPKNVRIRAAYTQMLLFGGRKDQVGPQAREVAKLAPDSDEMQFMAASALHQAGLEDEAITHYREALIINPGNLPSANNIALLLADRGQDTGTAVAWARKAASMAPKNPAVIDTLGWALVRDGNYAEGLRVLQGVYKVWPTNEIVQYHMGWTLVKTGKKAEGMALLQKAATGKRPDASELAKKAIAEFS; this is encoded by the coding sequence ATGAGGCGACCCATTGCCGCTTCCATCCTGATTGTTGCCGTGCTGCTGTCCTGCGGCTGCGGCCGTCGGCAGCAGTCCGCCCCGCAGGCCCGGGTGGACGCCGACGTGGCGCGCTATGGCGCGGCCGAGGCGCTGGCTCGGGCGCGGGACCGGGTCAAGGCCGATCCTACGGCCGCGAACTACGACCTGTTAGCGCGCGCCTACGCGGCCATGAGGCAGCGCCAACAGGCACGCCAGACCCTCGAGAAGGCGGTTAGCCTCGACCCGACGTACGCTCCCTCCGCGCTGCTGCTGAGTCGGACCCTGATGGAGGAGGGCAAGGCCGACCAGGCCGAGCCACTGGTCCGCCGGGTGTTGCAGCGCGATCAGAACAACCCCCAGGCCATCGAGCTGCTGGCGCGGGTGTTGATGGTGCAGAAGCGCGCCCCGGAGGCCGAGCCGCTGCTCGCGGCCGCGGTCAAGCGCCACGGCAAGGACCCTGACGTGGTCTGGGCCTACGCCGACACCCTGACCATCCTGAAGCGGTTTGACGACGCCGACAAGCAGTACCGGAGGGCAGTGCGGCTATCGCCCAAGAACGTCCGCATCCGCGCCGCCTACACGCAGATGCTGCTCTTCGGCGGGAGGAAGGACCAGGTAGGACCTCAGGCGCGCGAGGTGGCGAAGCTGGCACCCGACTCCGACGAGATGCAGTTCATGGCCGCCAGCGCTCTGCACCAGGCGGGGCTCGAGGATGAGGCGATCACCCACTACCGCGAAGCCCTCATCATCAACCCTGGCAACCTGCCCTCGGCCAACAACATCGCGCTGCTGCTGGCCGACCGCGGCCAGGACACCGGCACCGCGGTGGCATGGGCGCGCAAGGCGGCCTCCATGGCCCCCAAGAACCCTGCGGTGATTGACACCCTGGGATGGGCCCTGGTGCGCGATGGCAATTACGCCGAGGGCCTCAGGGTGCTGCAGGGGGTCTACAAGGTCTGGCCGACCAACGAGATAGTCCAGTACCACATGGGCTGGACGCTGGTGAAGACGGGCAAGAAGGCCGAGGGGATGGCGCTGCTGCAGAAGGCTGCCACCGGCAAGCGGCCCGACGCCTCCGAACTCGCCAAGAAGGCCATCGCGGAGTTCTCGTGA